From the Nodularia sphaerocarpa UHCC 0038 genome, the window TCCCTAGACTAAAATAATGATAGAGGCAAAAATATTAAGCTGCTGAGTCTCAATACTCAGTTGAATATAAGTAAAATGGGATTCTTTGACTCTGATATAGTTCAGCAAGAAGCAAAACATCTGTTTGAAGATTATCAAGCCCTGATCAACCTTGGCAACAACTACGGCAAGTTTGATCGTGAGGGTAAAAAGCTGTTTATTGAGAAAATGGAAGCTATGATGGATCGTTATCGCGTCTTTATGAAGCGATTCGAGCTTTCAGAAGATTTCATGGCGCAGATGACTGTGCAGCAACTCAAAACTCAGCTAGGCCAATTTGGTGTGACTCCGCAACAGATGTTCGAGCAAATGCATCTTACCTTACTGCGGATGAAAACCGAACTAGAAAAACAGCAATAGTGAATTTAAAATTTTATTTCAAATATGCGTCTGACATCACCATTGTAGAGACATGATATGTCACGTCTCTACATTATTTTTTGTCACCAGATGTCTATTTATGGTTTGGGGCGCACAAACGCAGAAGGTGGCTTAAAGTTCTCTGAAGGTACACCTTTGAGGGCTTGCTGCATAAAATCTTTCCAGATGGGAGCGACCATACCCCCACCAGTTGCACCTCTAGATAATGGTCTGTTATCGTCTCTACCCACCCAGACAGCAGTTGTTAATTGTGGCACAGTACCCACATACCAAATATCTATTTCAGATGAAGTTGTGCCTGTCTTACCCGCGCTGGGACGACCTATATCTGCACCTTTCCCAGTCCCCGAAGTGACTACTGAACGCATGACATCGATAGTTGCTGCGGAAGCCCATTGATCCAGAACTAACTGGGGTTTGGGTGTATTATCTAGCAAGATATTGCCACTACTATCGGTGACACGAGCCATAACTGTTGGTGGCGATTGCCAGCCATAATTAGCAAAGGTAGCGTAAGCACTAGCTAGTTCCAGAGGTGTAATGCCTATAGCTCCCAGTGGCAAAGAAGTTACAGGTGCCATCGGACTCATGATTCCCAAGGTACGGGAGGTTTCTACGACTTTATTCATGCCGATAGTCATACCCAACCTAATCACCGGAATATTGCGAGACTGGGCTAGGGCTGATCGGATTGTTATTGATCCTTGAAAGCCACCGTCGTAGTTCCTCGGACTGTACCAACCGCTACCATCTCGATAACGAACTGGTGAATCTTGTACTGTGCTGTCTGGTGAATACTTCCCAGTAGCGAAAGCTGCATAATATACTAATGGTTTAAAGGCAGAGCCTGGTTGACGTTGAGCTTGGGTTGCACGGTTGAATTCGCTAGATCTGGAATTTACACCGCCTACCAGTGCCTTGACAAAATGCGT encodes:
- a CDS encoding DUF1825 family protein produces the protein MGFFDSDIVQQEAKHLFEDYQALINLGNNYGKFDREGKKLFIEKMEAMMDRYRVFMKRFELSEDFMAQMTVQQLKTQLGQFGVTPQQMFEQMHLTLLRMKTELEKQQ